Proteins co-encoded in one Alcanivorax sp. genomic window:
- a CDS encoding PepSY domain-containing protein: MKASTLRTWSAWHTWTSLISTVFLLMLCITGLPLIFHDELDSVLHSDNWQPANPGGELLSLDQILDHAAANRPGEVPLYMSFDIDRPVINVTTGPAPDSPGSDMLMSSFDRTSGELVPYHEGFDIMHFLLQLHTDMFLGLPGMLFLGAMGLLMIIAIVSGVVLYAPFMRKLEFGALRTQRSKRIKWLDYHNLLGIVTVAWLTVVGLTGVINTLADPITATWRSQALADLTAGYEDATVPTPNEMASLDDAVAQAVAAAPDMTLQFVAFPGGDWSTDYHYAIFLHGNTPLTSHIITPVLVDARTGEYADMREMPWYNKALSLSGPLHFGDYGGTPLKIIWFALDLFAIVVLVTGLYLWWVRRRNNVPGEA, from the coding sequence ATGAAAGCCAGCACTCTGCGTACCTGGTCCGCGTGGCACACCTGGACCAGCCTGATCAGCACGGTTTTCCTGCTGATGCTCTGCATCACCGGACTACCGCTGATATTCCACGATGAACTGGACAGTGTTCTGCACAGCGACAACTGGCAACCGGCCAATCCCGGTGGCGAGCTGTTGAGCCTGGACCAGATTCTCGATCATGCTGCCGCCAACCGGCCCGGCGAAGTCCCACTGTACATGAGCTTCGATATCGACCGGCCGGTGATCAATGTGACCACCGGCCCGGCGCCGGACTCTCCCGGCAGCGACATGCTGATGAGTTCCTTCGATCGTACCAGCGGCGAGCTGGTGCCCTATCACGAAGGCTTCGACATCATGCACTTCCTGCTGCAGCTGCATACGGACATGTTCCTCGGGCTGCCCGGCATGTTATTTCTGGGTGCCATGGGCCTGCTGATGATCATCGCCATCGTTTCCGGGGTGGTGTTGTATGCGCCATTCATGCGCAAACTGGAATTCGGTGCGCTACGCACGCAACGCTCCAAACGCATCAAGTGGCTGGACTACCATAACCTGCTCGGTATCGTCACCGTGGCCTGGCTCACCGTGGTCGGCCTCACCGGAGTCATCAATACCCTGGCCGACCCCATTACGGCCACCTGGCGCAGTCAGGCCCTGGCGGATCTCACCGCCGGTTATGAGGATGCCACCGTGCCCACACCTAACGAAATGGCCTCCCTGGACGACGCTGTAGCACAGGCCGTTGCTGCTGCCCCGGACATGACATTGCAGTTCGTGGCGTTTCCCGGTGGCGACTGGTCCACGGATTATCACTACGCCATCTTTCTCCACGGCAATACGCCACTGACATCGCACATCATCACTCCGGTACTGGTCGATGCACGCACCGGTGAGTATGCCGATATGCGGGAAATGCCCTGGTACAACAAGGCCCTGTCCCTGTCTGGCCCGTTGCACTTCGGTGATTACGGCGGCACGCCGTTGAAAATCATCTGGTTCGCGCTGGATCTATTCGCCATCGTGGTGCTCGTGACCGGCCTGTATCTCTGGTGGGTACGCCGCCGCAACAACGTACCGGGAGAGGCATGA